In Diorhabda sublineata isolate icDioSubl1.1 chromosome 2, icDioSubl1.1, whole genome shotgun sequence, the sequence TAAAAATCCAATAGTCACATGGCTTCCTCCGAGAACAAATATATATGGAGGCAGAAATGCATATATCAATCCAAAACTTAATGAATCCTGAAATAAATGAtgagattattattattaggttaggttactatttgtaaaatttggCAACTAGGCCAAGACGCGTGAAAACCCGGATTTTAGAAGTCAGAGCTCGGGCATGCCaacagaatttttaaaatataatcagtgtaataagaaataaattatctttTCATTTATGTTCATACCTTATAATTGAATTAAGTCAtcttttatcatcattttaaaTCTAcctaacaaaacagaatcttatgacagtttttgttttaataatcaGTGAAAACCGAAATCCATTAGCAACACGCCACGTCACGTGTCAAATATGTGTGCATATGTTTTTCCATTCAAATCAAATGTTTGCGTACCCACTCAGCCCACCATACGCCACGTCACGCCACGCCATCCCACGTGGGATTATAACATATTGTTGCACtgagagagaaaaaaaaattacaatattttacataatttcgaagcattagatttaatattttactaagaaaaatacaatttcgtgtTCAGTTTTTTTACCAGTGATTGCAGGGGCGTCGCCttagtcgatttttttgctcaccaGTGTATATCTTTGTCAGAAGCAAATCCATTGAATTCTGGcatgatacaaaacaaaaatacataaataaaagaatattttagacagagaaaaaaatgattatacatATTAGTTGAAgcaattaatgaaaaagttcCTATTTACAAGTCAGTAAGGTTAAATTTTTGGATAACatgtattttttgaatttgatatgAATGTTTAAAAACTAGGACAtccttttattttgtaattaataatttaacaaatttggaTGATTAGGTATTaggaaataattttactttgttttcaactattttatatacagattaAGAACTGTCGAAATTAGgtcataattttataaacaaatatatataaaaaaaactacaatcaAGGTGGCTTCccagaaattgtttatttaaaacggTGTCTTAAATGAATtagtaaaattcttttttataacaTTATCCCAGGGGTGGTCTAATCCATTGTAGGGCACTGGGCAGGCATTAGATTCCTAGATTCCTTGGGCGAGGGGCTCCTCTCATCGTTGGTCCTACCCTACTGAAATCAAGTAATGCTTTTTAGGCATAAAAAGTATAGAAATCACAATTTAATTTCCATTTCTCACCATCTAAGACTGAGAATATAATCATTTTATGTTAGTGTCAATTCAGTTTTTTGCCAATTGTCACCTAATCTGTTATCTTTAATCCTTTTCTATAATCTATACTGGTTTTTTCCTCTTGGTACCTCTATGAATTCTTCTAaagaaattgttataatttacAATTGTACCTTTGTTCtttatttaaactattattATCTTAAATTAATGTTTGGAAACTTATTGTGTTTGACAAGCGTTTGAAAAGGCGTTTTAAAGACTATTACTCAAGATCTTCTGGACCAAACAGTAAGAAGTCAtcagaagaatgaaaaaaaggACAAAAGAAGAGGAgttataataaacataaaaactcgcaaacttcaatattttgacCACATAATGCGAAACGAATCCAGATATGCATTGCTTCAAGCCATCCTACaaagcaaaatatttgaaaaaaccttCTGCCCTAAAAACATTTGTCATCAATAGGCACCACAAGAAGATCATATTTTACCAGTTTTCCTCATTCCTTGTATTTTCAATATGATGTATGAGATGTGAGAAAGCAATGAAAATTCTTTACCCTGATgtactcaatattttaaaaaaatttgaattactttaatagtttaaatatttatttcaagtacACACTTATAAAAGTCACGAGATATAAGCAGACCTATGTAGTattaaaagattaaataaattagaaattgtaCTTACGAATAAAGTTATGAGTTGTAACGTAAAAATATCATCTAAGGGTTCCATTCCTACTAATTggcagttttttattaaatgaacatattttctATACATTAAGGAGATATTCAATGATTCGAGACGTTAATCAGCATATCTGTTAATTTGTGAAGGACCTTGGCGGTTTTAGACATCAATGATTCTAGATAGACAATTTCAAGTAGTgggtatttataataatttgagcATGGAAAAGacactaaaattttttattttgtttacacATTTCAAATTGCTCCTGTCACTAGTGTCACCATACGAACAGTTTACATAAGAACTGTTCGTTTATGTCAATTTCTGGCATGGTGCAACGAAAATAAACACGTGTACCTATCATGAGTAcattccactaagcactcaCGATAATCACGCTCCTGATCTTTCCAGTTCCACTTAGCCCAGAGCGTTATAATCATAAACCCATAAAGTGGAATGACTTACGAGGCATTTTAAgcgttgaaataaatattaacgaatagcgaaatagaaaaaaaaagcgaaaggttatgttataatttgtaagttattgaatttttttgttgagtCCTTAGTTTGAAAATTCCGTTAATTCTTGCTCACTCTTCGACTCACTTCATAACAAGGATCATCATGAGCGACCACTACGATTGTAGCTGCTATGTTGAACGTTCAAAAGAGTATTTCTGGCGCCGTGAACGATCAGTGGAATGTAccatgatttttattttttttatcagaacATATGTAAATGCGAAGGACGTTGAATTATCATAAGTTAGTAGTAGATAGATATGGGACATTGAGAACGATATCAAATacttgttttatcaattttagtgGAGTTTGACAGACACATTTATGTAATGGGTGCAATAAAAACTGTCAATTTAATATATGCAATATCATTTTTGGTATGTGGCGAGcaacaattgaaattaaatatgtttttatttaaattttcaggATTTGTTTGCTGTAGGATTGACTTTTCCTTTGGTCGGCAATTATTTAAGAGATATAGGAGCTTCCCATACCACTGTAGGTCTAATTTCTTCAACGTATTCAGCTATTCAAGTTTTATCTGGACCTTTTATTGTAAGTTTAATCAAAAGCAGGCACCTACATTCAAATAATACTTTGTATCAATAACCTATATAATAACAATGTTCCTTGAATGAAACCATCGTTATTTCTGGTGTGACTAGGTTGTTTTAATGATTCTAATGGATAAATTTAATGTTGCTTTGTTTGTAGTATTATacatttacaataatttatttatctctAGACTTGTTATGCCATGTTCATAGTGGATAGTGGGCAGCCAAGGATTCTTAATTTATGACAGGTTCATATAGGATAGTGGGCCGCTAAGGATCCTCAAGTTATGCCATGTTCATAGTAGGATAGTGGGCGGCTAAGGATCCTTAAATTATACCAGGTTCATAATAGGATAGTGGGTGGTCAAGGATTCCTAATACCAGGTTATTAGTAACATAGTAGATGGTCAAGGATCCTTAATACCAGGTTTATAGTATGATACCGGGCAACCAAGGATCATAGTTATGCCAGGTTCATAAAAGCATAGTGGGTAGTCAAGGATTTTTAATGCCAGGTTCATAAGAGGATAGTGTGCAGCTAAGGATCCTCAAGTTATGACAtgttaaattattgtttgatgTCATTATTTAAGCATGATTAATTCCAAAACTGGgttttgttgttatttattcaattatcctttattgataaaattcgtCTTACacatttctcaataaaaattgttattttagtgaataaaaattgtattttgagAAGTATTGAAAgcaaataagaaatttatatctatttaaaatgattttactCATTTGGTGTGCGATTTAGAAGATTAAATTGGAACTTTTGAAaccattggtgatatttatactgaacattGTCACTGCagtaaaataccaaatttggaaaagagtgaaATTGGTTGTGGTGATTGTGTTGGGAAGTAtgttgggcagactaagagatccgttatttgaccttcagtctctgaagacaattaCTTTGTTATGATTTTGAAGGTgtctcaatttttgtttcaataaaagtttACAATTTCAAGGTATAACTATCTATGATTAATGTTTTTTAGGGCGGCTGGAGTGATGTGCgaaatagaaaatcagttttaaaatttacaattgTGATATGTGCTCTATGTTATGCACTTTTAGGAATTACTagatcaattattttcataacagCTGTAAGATGCGTATTAGGTATGTTCCCTGTAAACTACTGTTTTTGGTACTACTAAAAACTGTTTCAGTTTTATTTACACATACATACATGTATtaatctaaataatttctactaTTTACTCctgaaataatttagaaatttaatattttgaaaatgaatgcTGCCGTtttttcaaaggagaaaacaactagtttcctggctaatgccttgatgaatattgaattacaactcctctgaaaagcgtgatgtcaatcgatCTTTTGCcaatattaacatccccaatgacTTGCAATTGCAAGGTtttgtaaccactgactagtttcgacatTATTACGTTTCATTAGAGTGGTATAACTCTTGTTCGGGTTTAAATTTTACTGTATATTAAAATCAGTCCCTTTACTCCTTTGATTACTTCTTGGATTCCATTTTTGCTTCATTTCAatccttttttttgtaaagtttCTCATGGTCCTGGTattttattgtcaatattttttcatcccTTTCTATCTATCtatgaaattttctactttttttgttttcaatccatttttttttcatcatgaaATGGTTCTTTTTGATGAGCCCTGTCCATTCCTAATTCCAGAACTCCATTTGTGAGTTCTATTTGCTGTTTCCCTGTTggattgttatttttttacaaaatttttatacaaaatgttGTCTTACATTTACTATACAgtgtaatattaattatataaatatttaattttcttattaggtTTATTCAAACATACTCAAAGTATTTGCAAGGCTGTGATAACAGATTTAGTGCCTTTGAaagaacaaaatgaattttttgcaagGTCTGCTGCTGTTGCATCATTCGGTTTTATTATAGGACCTTTTGTTGGGGGACACATATCAGAATTTGAAAATGGTTTCACTTATGTCTGTCTCTTTACTGGaatgttatttatcattaattatgGTAAGTGAAAATAAGATAATTActtgaaatagtttttattttttttaaataaatttattattttaacaaaaggACTTAACAGGATATTTTATCGAGCCGTAACGGTGTAGTTGGAAAGGTTGTCgaatctaatattttatttggtttttatgatttcattttCTGTAGTTCATATATTATGTCAATGCTTAGgcaaataattattgaattttttctcaaacgaAACATCCTGCTACCTAGTATCAAAGTTGCCTTTCAACTAGacaaaaaattgaggaatgGTGAGGATGAAAGTATGTTAACAGGCATGAAGATTTTAGATGAATTCACTTTGTatctattcaaaaaatataaattctactTAAAGCCAGAATCAGCAGAAACCCAGTTGAATTCCCGAAAACAATGTAATCTAAAGagttgaaaaacaaaacttgaCTTTCCTGTTTcctaaattaaaaaacacaagGCAAGGAACGTAGTTTAAAGCAGTTTTCTTCTActtgtataataaaaacagaatttaaTAATGTTTCACTAGTAGTTCAACTCCACTTAAagctataaatttttctttctttcttttcatGTGCAACCTTAAAAACTCGTGGTTCATAAAACTTAATATCTAAACTTTAATGCAACAGTTTCTGCTTGTTATTGGTCCTACAGACACCTATggtggtgaacgttctggtcgtacATTTGaagtggttactccagaaaaacattaaaatttaaataaaaaccttttaaaccttgttttatttttaaatatgttttgatttaaaaaaaatatttattggaatttgttttatttaggtTGCGCTTGTTATCTACCAGATGACAGAAAAACGACCAAACACGGTGAGCTTAGTTGGAAGATGGTaacaaatgaatttaaaaaatcaattaaagaaataaaggACATCGATTGGAAAGTACATTGGGATactttcttattaaaatttttattaggatTGACGATAacagtatatttttcaaatcaagctatatatttaaaagaaacattTCATCTATCTCAAAAACATATCGGATACatgatttcatttttcagtacTGTAGGAGTAATATCTGGGTTGTTTCTCAAAAAGATCGATAACTTTTTGAATACAGATATATATTCAAAGATGAGTTTATGGTTCGGGGTATTGGCTTTATGTTTTATAACGCTTTATTTATCAcctaatattttcatattcatgtttttcttaataCCACTTTCTGTCGCCGCTTCCGCAATGAGAGTGACTAGTATGGAACTGATGTTCCAGAAAATCGAAGCATTGCACAGAGGATCCTTTTCCGGTGCCTCGAATAGTGTCATGTCTATTGCGAGGTTCATGACACCACTTTTCACCGGTTTAACTagtgatattttcaatgaaaaatctGTGATGTTGATTGCCGTTGTTCCTGCTTGCCTAGGAGTATTTGTTAGTATATTTACAAAAACGAAATATACAgctaatgttaaaaataaataaatgtttttgttagAGAGTTTAAAtttctctattatatttttactcAATTATTGTGggctttaataaaaatgtggCAAAACTTAATAACAGTAACATAACATcgaaaaagtataaatattcaacaatttgAGAATAGACAAGATAAACAGTCATGGAAAATGAGTATATAAGGATATCAATAAAAGGAAAGAGGAAGAAGAGAAACTGGAAAGAAAACATGAGTTACATAAAAACACAATTGGGCTAGACACATAATAAGATCAACAGAAACAATAAGAAAAGTACCTGGAGAAACGAAATATGGAAGTAATAACAttgacaaatataataaaagcaaCCAAGATGACCAAAAAGAAAGTAGAAGAAGAGTTATGGTTCATGTTAAATGTATTAAAGACTTATTTAGGAAATGGTAAAAACTGAAAGGAAAGgattaatgtaatatttttattcaatcattGTTCGAATATGGAATGAGaatcataataataaacaaaaggGAAAAAGAACTGAGCTATATGAATAACAAAACTCGAACTAGACGCATAATAGAATCAACATAAATAGTAACAAAAGTAAAGAAGAATCTGGAGAAATGTGTAAAAAGATAAGGAAgtaatgaaattgataaaaataataaaagcagcCAGGATGATTGAGAAgaaagtagaagaaaaattaatttataaactcATGGTAAATGTATTAAAGACATGAATGAAACAATGTATGACAATAAAAAAGGAAGAGGAAGTCAACTATTTAACAATTGACAGGATAAACAGTCAAAGAACATGAGTTTAATAGGATAACAAGCTTTcggaaatcaaaataaaagtcATATCTTTATAGAATAATTGTTCGAAAATGGTCTGAGAACCACCATAATAAAAGGGAAGaggaagaaattaaaaaaaaaacagttgtaTAAAAACGCAACTGAACTAGACACCTAATAAGatcaatagaaataataagAATAGAAAAGAGGAACCTGGTGAAACgagataaaagaaaatatggaaattatagataaaatatcagaattgataaaaataataagagcaGTCAGGATGACCAAGAAgaaagtagaagaaaaattgatgttcattataaatatattaaagacATGGATGAAATCGTgtgaaacaataataaacaaaaaggaAGAGTAATGTCGTTAACTAACTGATAGAAAACTAATAAGAATATGTGGATTAAAAGTGAGAGTGAAAACAGAAAAGACACCAAAGAAATGTGATAAGTAATATGATACATAAAGACTCAACTGGgttaagaagaaaataataagaaaagtaaCAGAAGTAATTTTACTACAACCAAGGGAATGAGAAAGACTTGACGAAAACATTAACAATTGAAATAACATCGGAAAAGATAAATATTCAACTATTTAGGAATTGACAGGAGATAAACAGCTTGTATCCTAAATGTAAGAGTAGCATCAATAGGGACAAAGgaccaattccttacagcccactctaaaATTTAGTAGTTAAGGAATAAATATGACAATTCCCGCCAAAAGGGTTTTCCCCCTGGGATTATTTTCGTGGGAGAaagtttattggtgggaaaatttagtataaaacaggtaagtcaaatTAATAGGTTTTATTTTACCTTCAGTCTATGAAGATGATATGACAGAATAAACAGCTTGTATCCTAAATGTGAGAGTAGcataaatagggacaaagggccaattgcttacagcccactctatagtttagtagttacggtataaatgtgaagattcccgccaaggcAATTTTCCCGTTGGAATTAATAGTGTGTTCAGAATGTCTGAACCAACAAAACAATAATCCAAGtatcaaaattacttaaaaGTTTGCGTTTTTTCCATTGCGCTTGTTTTCacttgtaaaaataaaatttaattttaacaaaaaatgaaatattcaactATATTTGGTACAAATTTAAATAGTTCTTAATTGTGTCACCTACAAAATCTTTCATGTAAACATGTATACAATTTATTAGCCTTTCTCAAACCGAAACCGGGAATTTCTGCCAACTGTAGTTCTGATGCCTGTATAATGCCATTCAGAGTTTTGAATTTGTCGATTAACGCCATTGCGTCAGACTTATTTATTGATCTCACAGATGTTAAAACTTGTATCAACTAAAAAcagaaagaatttaaaaaagaataacaGTATCCAAAAAAATCAACACCAAAGTAGGATGATTGAATGTAGGAAAAAAGAACATTTGCTATATAGATCCTAGAGCCGGTCCTGACGGATtgtagtggaattctaaaattcggcttCTTCATATAATTAATGGGTACGTAAGGAAGTAGCGGTAAAGCTATTTATCCTactttgtaacttttttttacttAGACCACAGAAAAACCAGTACAAATAAGGttgatttgtatttatattctGGGCTCTTTGATTCCTGTGTGAAGAAGAACTCAAACTAGAGTCTAAcgttgatatttgatatttgttgaTTCCATGACAAGGATACTTTGATAGCAGAATGAATTTCCTAGTTTCTATCTGAAAGATTCTCAGATAGGAGCCTAGCGATGAATGTCTGGTACTGGGAAAGAAACTCCTCTACCAGCTTCTTTGATGGTTTTTAAAtcatatgtatattatttaattttggttAATGATACACAAAAccaaagaaatataaaagaaagacATAATGAGAAATCAGAATTTTATGattcaatatattaaaataattaccCTTAAATATGGCGAAGCTTCCCCTTTTTCTTTAATACTTTCTGCTGgtttattttcgtaaattttataagtttctattatttttcctGCTTCTTCAGGACTCCATGCCAGTATTAATGTCAAGTCTGCCAAAATACATAttcttgttaaattttttaaaacgtgATGTGGATCTTTAATatcaatctaaaaaatattgatttacatatattctattttcttattaaatgcTAAATTATTAGTGAGAGATCCCAACCTGAACTAAAAGAACTCTTAGCTGGTACATTTGCCCCAACTTTTTTAATCTTTCATGAATGTAATCAGGATTTAAATTATGGTATCTAATAGAAAGAAATAAAGCGCAAGTTGTTAATCCCATTTGATAATCTGGTATTATATCCTCATACTCCCAAGGAACGTTGTGTATTGATTTCAGTAGAGGGTTTCCTCGTTGTTTCGGATTCACCAATATACAATGAGTTTTGCTACTAGGTATCTTGATATTTACATTAACTTCCTTAGATGTAcctttaaaattcaaatatacacAAACTTTTTACGTATATCATccatataaaataaagtttatcaTATAAAGGCCTTTAATTTTTAAAGTGTATTTTTAATTGCCAGAAGTAACAGCCTAAGAATATTAACATTGAAAGAGATATCCAGGTATACTAATGTTAGAATTTATAAGACACCTCACCCTGTCACACGCCTGTAATATAAAtactagaaaaaattttgaaggaaaGCAGAGTTAGGACTCTTGAAATGAGTTGCATAGAAGATACCAGAGGAAAAGAGGTAGATCAACAAAACAGTGGAGGGAACATACTGTAGAATGTAGGTAAATtagttgattaaaaaaatgataaaagcaaATAATTTCACAGTAACTCCACCAAAAATTCCTGAACCTGAAGGGCTTCCGTGTATTGTACTACTTTAGAGAGTCCCACTGGATAATTTGTCTACAGTCAAATTGCTCCCATGTATGAGAATAAAACCACTAAAGCAGTGTTGTCTAGTTCCACtaataataaatgtttcaatGAATTTCATGAATTGTGTTTACCTTacatagaattaaataaaaatgacattgtGTTATCTTTAATTTCATAAGGCCCTAGTGGGTCTTGAACGACCCAtgataaatatcataaacaacAATTCAAAGATTTCTTAAAAATTACTGTAGTACATACATTTactcaatcaatatttttttctgagaGTAATAAGAAATGAGTATTGACGTTTTTCCTTCCATAGCTTCATTCATATAAGTAGTAtaccaatgaattttttttaacatgaaataatgttttttaaccATTCTATTCGTGAAAATAATCAAGGATCTTACACAGAATCTTAGTtctcaaattgttttattgatgaaaaatgtaattGATATGATTGATTGTGAGCTAATCTATAAATCAGtcattgattatattttaagtATTCAGTTTTCTAATCTCATTGAGCGAAGGGAAAGTTGTATcctcaaataatcaaaaaatataacaattagGTACTTACTAGCAGTTTGCTCGGTTTcgttaacaaaaaaatctgtttCGAATTCAGTTGCTACGTCTTGTAGAGAATCATCCATTATAAattgttacttttttataataaatattcgattaagataataaaaagtataacagtAATGTGCATAAGCTTGAAAATTctgttcaaaaattatatacacattctgtttttaaatttcatttattttaaaggtTATGTTATGTTCTTCTCTTTTTACTACGTTATGGATCTTTACAGAGTATGGATTGGCAGTCCCCTTAGTAATTCACAATAATTATAGATTTCAATGTCATCTTGAACAAATTATGAtatatcagaaataaaaaattattactaaataataaaataaatatacagagtCATCTATTGGaaaacttatatataaattgaataactCTTTTTTATCGACTGTTGTCACAAATTTTGTCTGTCAGGTGGTGCCATCAGTAGAATTAATTTGAACCACAGTTAATTTATGCGATGTTGTCACTTCGTTtttaaatttcgataaatagAAGATACATTTTCAGATGAATGTTGTTATAAGAACTATATTATATCTTCCAAAGTTTGTCTCTTTATTTGTAAAATAGATGATACAGTCAGTTTTATATAGAAGGCTATTGAGTTTTGTTCAatctatatcaaaaatataagaatctaCGGGGGCAGTCAGAAACTATTAAACAAATAACTGAACTAAACTAAAATGTAGAActttgtttgaattttatttatactattctCAATAgaattaaaatctaaattattactaatttcataataaaatattacttatACATATAGAAAACTAATTGAGAATGAACTcgttaaatgattttttcatatttattacaCAAAAACTATAACGAGCTGTTATAGACAGAGCATCGATTCCCAAactaccaatttccaaatcttttaaaaagtgaagattatatttatttatggaaACTTAATTTTCAACGCCGAATtgatagttttcgaaaaaaaagggCTAGAATTGATTGCTTGATAGGGTGCATTATTTcgtaataaaatcaaataaacaaattttcaattaaattttaactGATTGTGCTGTGAATAGATATCAAAAAATCTACAGTGACAAAATTTGACGAGGGAAACGTGATCAGAAGCTTTTGCTCAATTCCCCGcaatccaaaattttttatacccaCATCGCTTCATTAGTGCTAAGCTAGAGTAGCTTGCCTTGTAGTATCACGTTCTCCAATCATCATGCAGGACAATCAAATGTTGAACGTATGTCTGAATATCTTCATCAAGGCGTTCTACCTGCGACAAgtttgaaaattgtgaaaatttcaatttaccaaaaaaatctgaaattacactctttatttttattaaattgaggTAATTGTAAGTTGAGGTCGTtaaatttttgagcaaatctgTCCAATATACGATGTTTGCTCAGGTTTTCTGTTAAATCAGCATATTTACTTTCCAGAAACTCTAAAACTGaatcaaaaagtgaataaaatcttGCACCTTTCAACAACCAGTCTACTCCGGTATCTAACAGCATTCGTTGGGAGTCAACGGCAgttaacaatattttgttaactGCATTAATCATAAATTCAAGCGATTGGTCTATCGCTACTAGATGTTGTCGGTGGATAACGCAGTGAATTGCAGTTACATCTGGTATAATTCTTTCAAGATGACTTATAAACTCACGATATCGCCCGACCATGGCTGGAGCTTCATCTGTTGCCACCGAAATAACGTTTGTGAATCGAATCGATTTTTCCTTAAAACAATCACTCAGGGCAGGACTCGACAAATATGgaatattcaactttttataAGTATAAGTCGCACAGTTTCTTGAAATATTGATACGAGAAGTCTTCTCTTCACTATAGAAACcatataaattttcatggaaCTCCGCTTACGATTGGGGCCCCCCATTTTTTGTTAGGCCCAACGTAGACCTCCGTCGAATCTCTCGTGGACCCCTGCCTGGACCATGTTGGGATTCACGAAGATAGGGGAaatatttatagctttttcttATGAATGTcctgaaaattctatttttcgtgcactagattccgttccaagaatttttgaatttttataattgaatttatgttttttttgatatttcatggttcgtaaatgcagttctattttttttatcgtattgatgaactcctagtctattttctaaatactgagatgtctgccctatgtagacagctcATAATTAGCtcaaggtacttgatatataatatcacttcttttgttttttggtgttttagattttagtt encodes:
- the LOC130453093 gene encoding major facilitator superfamily domain-containing protein 9-like translates to MGAIKTVNLIYAISFLDLFAVGLTFPLVGNYLRDIGASHTTVGLISSTYSAIQVLSGPFIGGWSDVRNRKSVLKFTIVICALCYALLGITRSIIFITAVRCVLGLFKHTQSICKAVITDLVPLKEQNEFFARSAAVASFGFIIGPFVGGHISEFENGFTYVCLFTGMLFIINYGCACYLPDDRKTTKHGELSWKMVTNEFKKSIKEIKDIDWKVHWDTFLLKFLLGLTITVYFSNQAIYLKETFHLSQKHIGYMISFFSTVGVISGLFLKKIDNFLNTDIYSKMSLWFGVLALCFITLYLSPNIFIFMFFLIPLSVAASAMRVTSMELMFQKIEALHRGSFSGASNSVMSIARFMTPLFTGLTSDIFNEKSVMLIAVVPACLGVFVSIFTKTKYTANVKNK
- the LOC130453094 gene encoding DNA excision repair protein ERCC-1, with protein sequence MDDSLQDVATEFETDFFVNETEQTASTSKEVNVNIKIPSSKTHCILVNPKQRGNPLLKSIHNVPWEYEDIIPDYQMGLTTCALFLSIRYHNLNPDYIHERLKKLGQMYQLRVLLVQIDIKDPHHVLKNLTRICILADLTLILAWSPEEAGKIIETYKIYENKPAESIKEKGEASPYLRLIQVLTSVRSINKSDAMALIDKFKTLNGIIQASELQLAEIPGFGLRKANKLYTCLHERFCR